Below is a window of Drosophila nasuta strain 15112-1781.00 chromosome X, ASM2355853v1, whole genome shotgun sequence DNA.
CAGACAGACGTCTCGTTTGGCCAACTGTTTGAGCGTGCGCGGCGACCCGAGCTTTTTATGTACCAGCTACAATTTGGCGAAGAGAGCCGCGACGCGCGACAGCAGCGGAGAGCGAatgcgagagagcgagagcaacaGTGAGCACACAACACGTTTTGCCGGCCGGCAAATCAACGAAGCATAAacgcgagagagcgagagcaacaTCTAAACATCGCTtacggttgctgttgctgctttgatcactgctgctgctgctgctgatgctgctgctgctgctgctgatgctgctcaTCTCTGCTGCCGGCGATCTGCTTGCTCAATTAAATCGCTGTGGCGTGTGTCGAGAGGTCGCGGGTCAGCTTGTGACCTCCGCTGAACTGGAACTAGTTCGGAGATATGCTGAGACATTTTCTAGGAATTACTTTTGCCAGAAGCTGCAGCTTATCCCTTCGATCTAATGCTCAACAAAACCAGTTCAGTTCAACAGAATTCGTTTGACTTCTAATCAGAATTTCGATTTTATAAAAGTCGTTCTTATGCAAATTGAACTGGTTCGATATGCAAGCActttacacaaaatatatgaatGAGCTATAATAAATAAGGATTATAAGTAATttcaaaaaatgaataatagaaaatattcaaagaTTGAATTAGTctatttaacaataaatatattaatgatagaaatatatagtttaagcactatttttattttattgactttAGATTGatatgtttaataataaaaatccaGTTTCTAGAagacaaataaatgttttttattgttcaattgATATATTTCTAAAGACTGTACTTAGTaccaaataaattgttttctttccAATGgtctattataataaattataaagcacaaatattatattaaaatatacctgggttgaaaagaatatatatttcataaacatttttgttttttttttattgtatttgggTTGAAAATTAGTTTacttaaatattgaataacgaatttaatatttcattattttagaattaattaatcataaattttggtatattataaatttttagtGAAgatcatttaattaatttaattaataaatacattttttgcatAGTTAcactaatatttaaatgaaatgttcaatattatttattcaattacttAAGAAAACTTTGCACATTTCTTGATGCAATTATGATTtgacttttaaaataaatttatagtatGTGGCTTGTTAGCTTGTTTCATtgactcaaaaaaaaaatactcaagATCAGAAAGATTTCCAACACAATTCTGCTGAATGGAGTAAAACAAAAGTTTCACTTTTTGAACCATTTCCAATTTGGTgttaattaatattgtattaaatttgataattcTTCTCATtcgtttaaaaaataattaaatgcaaatatctaTCGTTTAATAAaacggtttttttttctagtaAAGCCCGCGAGCATTCGAAATTGGTTGACTAATTGAAAATCTTGGCAATCTTCGTAATGGGAACAAGTTTATTAGTTCATCGCAAAGGCAtttcaaatggaaatggaaatggggTGATGAgatgatgatcatgatgatAATCGTTTGTTCCAgattttgctttgttttagGTAACGCCAAATTCgaagaatataaaatagcaaagaaccaaaataaaatacaaaactttcCAATAACTTTCTAACACTTTGACCCCGTCACGTTGTTGACCTGGCTGGCGACAATCCAGGCAGCAACTTTCTTCAAGAGTTCGGTGCGAGgcaaatacacacaacacaacacacacacacacattggcaAGTTACTAATGAGTATTTATGTGTTCTTTTTATGGATTTCCATTAGCATAAGGCAGGCACTTTTTGCAATGCCAGGTCCAAGACACAAGACACAAGACCAAACCCAAGACTTGGGCTTAGCCCAACTCAGTTAATGAACATATTGCGTCCATTGcctcgttgttgctgctgctgctgctgctcacaGTTCACAGTTttcttttgcataatttggttattaaaaaattggtTTATGTCGCTCATAATAGGCCACaagtattttgaatgcagATGTGAAGATTCTCACTCCCCAAAACAACGTCGAACGGTAgccaagccaaaaaaaaaaaacaagtaagaaagctctagtcgagtgtgctcgactgtgagatacccggcatccattttgaataaaagcaaaacggtgaggtattaatttcaaagtataccgaaataatataccaaaaatactaaagatataccgaaggccatatttggtatatcgttaaAATGTTACAGAAgtcaaaatatgccagattgtcagcaaaaGTACATTAGGTAAGATtgcagtgcagtattatttttaaaatataccagataatataccgcaaaaatactaaaatatgccatatgccatatttggtacatcgataaagtaatatacaaaatatgtccttctgtatattttagcgaaatatactatagaggtcaaaatatattttagcgAATTATACTATAGAGGTCAAAATTGCAGTCAGCGCaatttgccatacaaaataattgcaatattaataattttcattcaattgcaATCAAATATTTAGGAACCattaatactatatatcatatttataattataaatatgttattattGTCTATACGAAAATTCGTCTCTAACTTTTAAAACacgtttgttattcgatttttccagattttcgggggcggatggcaaaatgtgtaaacaaacaaacttatgtgggcaaacataacaagtaaTATCGAAAAAGAATTATATCTTCACTCTTCTAGTCCCTGAAATCTAAGTGATTatatggacggacagacagacagacaggcggaCTTGGCTGTCAGAATATATACATTATTCGTTCAGAGATGCCTTGTTTTGCCTGTTACGCACATTTCCTGcatgcacaaagttataatacccttctacccgatgagtagcgggtataaaaaaaaaacgtaacgTTAATTATTGACGTGGCTCTTTGAAAGCAGCAGCGGCCCCTAATAACAGAggccaaaacaaaatagattagcacataaacacaaataaatcgCAGCTGGTAGCAAGCGAACAAGCGAACAAGCGAACAAGCGAAGTTGCCCCCATGTGGCAGCCTGGAAGGTGAAAGCAGGAGCAGCCGCTAGACGAAACGATCTGTTCCACACGAGCAACTGGGTGGCAGCTTAGCTTGCCCCATCGTGGATGGTAGATCGTAGATCACTTCGGATCAATCAGATAATTAATGACTAGTAACTATTCATTTCTTAGCGGACTACGAATTCAATTCAATGGCGCATCAATAGACTTTTCTTGCCATTGTTAAATGCAGATACTATTCATAACTGCCGCcgatgtttataaatatatgtttatttatgtcGCGAGACGTTATAGAAAGACATTCCAAGAGCGACATAGTTTGGAGTAACGTTAGCTAAACTGTGCTCACAAAACATGCAAaaacattcatttaaataacatCGCATATTTATAGCGAAATtgattctttttaatttatttaaatattcattcatttattatttatttttcttgttttatttcatatttatttgcctATTCAATTTGCGATACATTTATTCATAAGTAGCAggagaaaattaaaataataattcatattaaaaaatcactcataaatataaatagattcTTATATATaagttataatattttatagcataatttataatttttaattattctaatttttccttctattttattaaaagtattttatttattattattttccttattttatttttttaaatagcaGATGGTAATAAGTAATCAGtatgttttaaaatgaattagaatatataatttttagaaataatagtatttataaaattaattataaatttaaattaaatttaacatttaaagcaaaatgctttatttatatatattctattcaATTTGCGATGGATTTATTCGAAACTTacaggaaaaaataaaattataattcaaattaaaatatgaatgaatttctacataaaaatacaaaaatgcaaattcaagtATTTGTTAtatgtgttattaatttaaattaaattaaattgactaTGTTAAtcattcttttattatttattattatattatatatacataaataaaagcctttaaaaaatgttttgatcATGCGTAAATATAAATGACTTAATCTGTAAAAATTGATGCAAATTTCtactattaattaaaaattaaaattaaatgaattatttatttcaaaattaattttttttcattttttttattattttgttattctattaaacaaaaaataaaataaatgtacaatttaaatgaaaaacaagtaagaaagttacagtcgagtgtgctcgactgtgagatacccgctacccatttttaataaaggcaaaatattgcggtatcattttcaaaatataccgaaaatactaaaaaaaaatactaaaaatataccaaatggtatatttggtatatcgatatagtacaccattcaaaatataccatagacggcacaatgtaccagattgtcggccaaagcaactcagacccataataagtaggcgtttttgcccatacaaaagtatttctttaataacttccacaattttcttctgatcgcaacaaatttttcaggaatcataactactatagtaattattgtatataccaaaattcgtaactctagctttaaaattacgcttgttattcgatttttttgatttgcgggggcggaagtaggcgtggcaaaaatttgaaacaaacttaatctgcgtgcaaacataacaaatgctgtcgaaaaaaaattatagctctatctcttatagtctctgagatccagtgtttcatacggacggacggacagacggacagacacacagacggacagacggacagacggacagacggacatggctatatcgtctcggctgttgacgctgatcaagaatatatatactttatagggtcggagatgcctccttctacctgttacatacatttcctgccggcacaaagttataatacccttctaccctatgggtagcgggtataaaaagttaatttgataaaatactttatcgaactttaataaaaataaaataaaaagaaaataatagaacaataaaagaaaaatctatacaaaaattgtttatcaTGCATTGAAAagatatgcaaattaaaaatatttataatactatGTAAACAATGTATTGTTAATAAGTATTGATCGTTTTTCTACTTTTCgtataatttattatcaaaACACTTTTCTAttctttcaatttatttttggatcATTTATCTTCAGCTTTTTTTAAGtcaataaatcattttaatttcatacgTAGAGCATTCGCATTCTTATGTTTCTTCAGTATTTTGGAATAACAACTGCTAATCTGCTTAAGTTAGCTTTGgcagaaaagaaattaaagaacaaatgcaaacaagaAATGGATTCTTTTTAGAATGGAAATATAAGAGCATTAACTTAACTGACTAACTGAAAATGTGATGAAACAAGATCTTAGGCACAAACTCGACACATCATAATAGCTGAATGTGGTTTGTGATTCCCAACGAATATGCCAAAAAAGGgcaaaagaataataaaatatatcaactaTGTGGGCTGAACTTTGACATGGAGATTGGGATCGGTGGATCGGTGGATCGTCCAGACGGCGGACAATGATAAATACTACGCGAATCGAGAAAAAAGATGTGCGGGAATCTCACTTTTGACCCAAAACCGAAGAACGCTAACAAATTGGTAACTTTCCGATGGCGACGAcctcaaatgcaaattgaacgCCTTCGACTTCGCTATCAAGTGACAATTTTTTGTAAGTTCTAAAGTTGATTTTTGACGCTAAGGCAATGCAGCAGCCGGTCAACGACTCGCAGGGACTGCAGGGTAACACACACGAAGTAATCCAGTTGGATCATATGAAGTCACAGCATAAATCAGAGGTGAGGAGATTTGGCTTTTCATTTGCATAGTTTAATAGTCAGACAGAACTCTAAAATGGGTGAAAGATACGAacagacagcgagagagagagagagagagggagacagactCCACGTTTCTGCATTTAGTTCTTGGCGCTAATTTTGTGTGCTTAATTTTTTGTTCGCTTTTGTCATTTTATGATTTCCGTCGAGtgaaagatacaaatgtatctctcaagttcttttttttttcttttcagccATGGCTGTCTGGCGTTCTATGCCGTATAAAATGTGTTTGCCAGGGCAAATGCTGAACCATTTAATAGACGCTCTCGCCCAGCGACACAACAAATAACACAATAAGCGAGGAGTTTGCCAACGAATTCAAATTAGAGctgcaaaaatgaaattgttcaCTCTGCTGTTTGTCGCCCTCGCGCTGTTCGCCCTCATCGATGGTGAGTCTCCCTTCTTATCACTTTCTCTAGAACTCTTTTGTTAACTTGTGCTCCGTTTAGCTCGTCATGTGGCCGGCCATCGTTCCAGGAGTCATCGctaccagcagcagcagcagcaacagcgtgCTCTCGTGGCTAAGCCACATGTCCAACAGAGTCGCGTCTTTCCCGGTGCTGTGGCCATCAAGAAACTGGTGCTGCTGAAGTTCAAGAAGATCGTGCCGATCTCGCTGATTCTGCTCAAGTCGAAGAACGACAACGAAGCCGAACTGGTGCCCGTCTATCCCACAGATCAGATACCCGAGAATGTGCAATTCATTCCCACACCCAACGGCATCTCTGGCCACAAGGATGTCCAGGCGATCGCCATTCCCAGCGAACTGCACGATCAGCTGCAGATCAATGGGCTCTCGAACATTGAGAACATCGAGGCACTGCTGCAGGCCAGCTCGATCAGCGGCGGCGATGGCGTCGAGGGTGATGAGAATGCGGCAAGTGTTGGCAATGCGATTGTTGTGCCCCAGCTCGAGGATGAGCCACTGCAACAGAACGAAAACGATGACACTCAGCTGCTAGAAGGTGGcgcagctccagctccagctccagctccaatTGCTGCCTCCACACGTCGTCTCTCCGCTGGCGAGCTGGTGCGTTCCGGTGTCCGCAACTCCGCGCAGCTGCAGCAGACGAGCGTTGAGGAGATTCCCCTCCTGCTCTACTCGGCCACAGATGACGCTGCCCCAGGCCAAGAGGTGTTTGGTGAGCGTCGCTTTGTGGCTGCCACGCCAGCGCGTCGTCGCCACCATCAGCAATTCTACCACTAAGCCAAGGCTATGACGAActttgacacacacacacacacacacacacacacacatactctaCTGCTGCTTCAATCTGTGttcttactttttattttattttttttttttttttgtgtgctatTTGCTTAGACTGAACTGAatataaattaacattatGAGAAATGACAAAGGCGCGCGATGTGTTGGGCGCTGCTTCCGTCTCTCTTGGGGGGTGCtggctccacacacacacacacacacacacacacacacacttcttTCCTCCGTTTCGTTCACTCTTCCCCCACTTTCGCTCTGTTGTATTCCAGCCGCGCTTATCACAATCTGACGACTACGTCGACGGCGTTGGCGCAGTGCCTGCAGTTATCAGCTTTGTTGTGCCGCTGACGTGACGTATCCTGTGCCCTTCTTTCTCTCCCCTCCTCTGCTCCCTGTTCCTGTTCCCattctgtgctgtgctgtacTGTGCTGTGCTGCGCTGTCGTGTTCTTTCCTCTGTTCTCTGTTGTGCCGTGTtgtgttgtcgtcgtcgtcgtcgtcgtcgtcttcgttaGCGGCCAGACAGCTAGCGACTCTGTCAGAGACCTGTGTGTGCTTGGGACCCGCTTGTTATAAATTTTCACTGTCCTTACGTGCACACAAAGCGGACAgctacatacacacatacatcacacacacacacacacacacacatacacatcatACACTCACATGCTTGCACAAAGGCGGCGACTGGTCGCATTTTGTGTGCTTAAcaaaaaagcacaacaaagcAGCGAATATCGCtaaaatggcaaacaacaaaagaagcTCAGCAAAAAGCATTCACAACGATCTGCGATTTCCCTATCCCCCAAccgcaacaacacaaaaatgcaTCGATGTTAACTAAATCTATTTCGTTGTCGGCCTTTTATCAAATGTTGCTTCaagaaaatgttgcatactttgcggcaaaagtcaaacaaatttaaacagtTGCACGCAGCTGAATTGAAATAGAATTGTTGTGAAATTTGATTTGGAATTgtgattgattaattaaacataagAAAAGTAAGAAAATTTCTTATAAGAACCAAGGTGTTAGCAATCATAAATTAGAAAAGCTGCATAACTAAAACTAAtgaaaaacataataataaaatatctaTAAGAGCATGTctgttaaatacaaattataaaaactaaGAATTTGTATTACCAAATTTAGAAATTCGAAATTAGAAAAGTGGCATAGCTATAGgaacgaaataaaatattaaataaatatctctaattttttgtattatttaatatttcgaaaatcataaatttattgttcgcttttaatatattaaatacacactttaattagagctaagtatgattttgaaacttttttttctgtttcaaGATTATCGCAAAAGCGAACAAATTAgttcgaaaaacaaaaaattaacgaatatatatattctgtcgtaaacagaaaaagttcctaaaatccagagctataagaataacctttacatatttttaaaattggcgcagttttttttgttagaaaaatcttcatttaataaaagcaaagatgataaaatttaaattattttctttccatttagtttaaaaagttgtgaatatttatatttgtatattctatatataatatttacaattatatttatataattcgtatgtttttatatacgagtatatacttttttatttacttgagCTGACATATACAATGcaaaatacgtatacgtaatattttagaacataaaaaaaagaaaaataaaaaccaatttACGATTTCTAATGCTACTAATCTATATAAAACTGTAAGAGATGTTTGGGGAAAAAGTAGATTTGATAGAAAACCATGCAGAAGCATTTTGTGGGAAACAATTCCTAAGGGTACTCTATAGAGCACATTGTCTAGGCGCTAGCACTTTGATGGAGGCACAATAACTTCATTGCCGCAACCAAAGCCGAAGCTgtccatatgtgtgtgtgtgtgtgtgtgtgtgtggctgccaAGGGCGAAGGAAGAAAGCACTGAGCCTGGACTTTACACCCCGCTgactgtgtgtctgtctgttgttgtcttgtttGGCGCATTTTTTGACAGCACGAGACCCAGAAACAGACACAATGCGCGCTCAGAGATTatgcaaacaaacagcaagggaaagagacagacagagagagagagagtgacgAGGGGTGGTGAAGAGGAGAAGCATATGTAGTTGCCTATGATCTATGTGCTGTCTTAATGCTAGGTGGAAGCGATGGAAGAGGGGAAAAGTTAACGGCCGTAGTAAGGTGGCGGAATGTAGACGGTGAcccgcttgttgttgttgctgttgttgttgctattgtagTTGGTGTTCAAGCGACCACAGGGTGGCGGGCCATAGTAGGTGTAGGTGCAGACGGTGCAGCAGTTAATGGGCACTGCCATCATCATAATCGGGGTATTTTTGGGGGGCAGCATTGGACCCGGCAGCGGATATGGTGGCGGATAGCGAGCTGGCGGCGgcggaggtggaggtggaggggGAGGAGGGAGCGGTGCTGGTCCAGGTGGACCAGGCGGACCGGGTGgaccaacagcaacaccaacaccaactcCAACACCGCCACAGCAAGCGTTGGGCGGAGGTCCAACCACGAAGGTTTCACAGCATTTATTGTCCTGATACGCTTCAAGTGTGCACGGCGAAACGCAGGAGCTGAACAGGCTGCTGATCCAGTCGGTGATCAGGCTAATCGTTCTCCCCTGTCGCTGTCCGGCATCAAATTCACCGAATGACTCGATTGAGGTGTTCACACGCGGCTGCAAATCCTCCAGTCGCGACGTTCGATTGAAGTGCAGCTCCTCCAAGTCGGCGCTGAGGTTCGAGGATCTGGGACGCCAGCGCTGCAGATGCACCTGTTGCTGCATTCGATAGCGCACTGTGGAAGAGATTGAAGCAACGGagagcgaagagagagagagagagagagagagagagagagagagagaatcaGCGCAGTTTCAATGCTGctgcctgaaagtatgcaacagttTTGTGCTCCCAGGGCTGCAGTTGCTCTGACTTGAATTGTGCTTAACAACTTTTGTGAAGAGAGTGGAAGATCGATGAATGCGTTTTTTAATAATGTGCTAATTGTCTACGTACATTTTTGTAGAAATCTAAATACTACTTAACCCTCTAGTACCCATATTCTTCTTTGCTTATCTTTAAAGCGTAAAAGTTTGTTATGGAAAAATGTTGGCTCTTCCACGAATTAAGATTTATAATTGGACCGTCTAGACCTTATAAAAGCAATATTACgctaattacaaaatttttttccaGCACAGATTTAGTCTTCTGATAAAGAAATGAGAACTAAAAAATGTTAACATTGTAACATTGTATGTTAACATTGTAAAAGTAATGAGTATTCCTAAAATTTATCGCAACTTAATGTTTCCTATTTTTTTTAGACCACTCATTTTAAAAGACTTTTATTACTAGTAAACCAGGTACTTGTAACGCTTTTGCCTTTAACTACGTCAATGAATATGTGACAAATTCACCTAAGAAGTAAATGATTCTATTTACAATctatttgataaatttatgtgcttgtattatttcatttttgaaaaaacATACTTGTTTCATATTgatgaataattaattaattaaaaatactatcTGAAATAATTAGTTAACATCTcatttcaaatgctggaaGGTTATATTTCATAAGCCAAAAGATCAGATCATGTTCGAACTGGTTCCATTTGAAGATAGATTAGTTCATCTAGATAAAAGCACAGTTGTCAGAGCTCAACCCCGTATTTTAAGTGAAGGATTGAAAAGATAAATTAGATAACTAGTCATAGATTTATGGGCAGAAGAAATAAATTAGACAGCTAATAGCTAACTATTTAATTCAGCTATTCAATCCATAGTGGGTTGAGCTCTGACAACTGTTcttttaaagcaatttaataACTAATATTTAACAATGACTACACGCAATAATTGTCGTATTATACTGAGCGGAATTAGTATTTtctacaaatgaaatttaaaattctatcCATTTATACAATTTGCTTAAGTTTGTAAGTGAAATGATTATAAATCTGTAAAGTAACTTACGACTTTTGCCAAAAAGCTAACATTAAAAcacttttctttaaaaaatccACAAATATTCGATGAATATAAACTTAATCTCAAACTAATCTCAATCTTTTCTAAATACTTCAACAAAAGGGGTGTTTCATATGGAAAAAGATCAAATGCAAGTAAAGTGTAATATTGTGAATatccaaaatattttgaaaaacaaacacaaacataaaataaaaacagtgcaacatcaaaattaaaattaacaaatgcattttattcaTGTGCTTAAAGTGATTCGTTgtcgttaaaaaaaaaaataaaataaaataattaaagtagAGTTCGAGTTGacgagtaaaaaaaaatagcttGA
It encodes the following:
- the LOC132797061 gene encoding uncharacterized protein LOC132797061 is translated as MKLFTLLFVALALFALIDARHVAGHRSRSHRYQQQQQQQRALVAKPHVQQSRVFPGAVAIKKLVLLKFKKIVPISLILLKSKNDNEAELVPVYPTDQIPENVQFIPTPNGISGHKDVQAIAIPSELHDQLQINGLSNIENIEALLQASSISGGDGVEGDENAASVGNAIVVPQLEDEPLQQNENDDTQLLEGGAAPAPAPAPIAASTRRLSAGELVRSGVRNSAQLQQTSVEEIPLLLYSATDDAAPGQEVFGERRFVAATPARRRHHQQFYH